A segment of the Flavobacterium azooxidireducens genome:
CGTAAACAATACTACTTTTTCAAGCTTTAAAGTTTATCCTAATCCTGCAAAAGATATTGTAACATTACAATCTTCAAATAATTCCGAAGTTGTTTCAGCTGAATTTTTTGACCTTAACGGAAGAAAAGTTTTTGAAACTCCTGTGGTAAACGAAACAATTTCAATTCAATCGTTAGCTACAGGAACCTATATTCTTTTAGCAAAAGACAGCGAAGGAACACTTTCAACACACAAGTTGATTAAACAATAAATACCTAACCAAACTAAATTTTGAAAAAGCCCTCCTTTGTGAGGGCTTTTTTATAACTTTGAATTTCAAAAAATAATACAAACAAAATGAACTACATACTTTTTGACGGACCGGTTCGCAATGCACTTTTACCCTTTACATTCACCCGTCCGGTAGCAGACATACGTATCGGAATTTTAACCATTCGTGAAAAGTGGGAGAAATATTTAGGCTATACCACCACAACTATCACCGAAGAATATTTATCAGAAAAATATCCAATGGTTGAAATGGAAGAAAATATTCTCATCAATGCCTCTTTTCTTCCTAACGAAGTATTGGTAGAAATGATTAAAAGTTTAGAAAAAAATCAAGCCATTTTTAAAGGCGAAGAAGTAGTTGCTTTTTATACGAATGATACACAAGAAGAAGTAGATTTTGATACGTATGAAATCATCGATTATAACGAAGACGGTTTACGCATCGAACACACATGGGATATTTTTGCCAAAAATGATGCAGCCATCCGTGAAGATTTTGAACTCTTAACCGAAGGAAGAACATCACAACCGATTCCAAAAAGCGTGAACGTCATTAATCCTGAAAATATTTTTATTGAAAAAGGAGCAAAGCTCGAATTTGTCACCTTAAACGCATCCACCGGACCAATCTACATTGGCTTTAATTCCGAAATCATGGAAGGTTCGGTGATTCGCGGACCATTTGCATTGTGCGAAGAAGCACAAGTAAAGTTGGCAACAAAAGTCTACGGAGCAACCACAGTTGGCCCACATTGCCGAATTGGTGGTGAAGTCAATAACTCTGTTCTTTTTGGGTATTCCAACAAAGGTCATGACGGATTTTTAGGAAATGCCGTTTTAGGCGAATGGTGTAATATTGGAGCCGATTCAAACAATTCCAACTTAAAAAACAACTACGAAGAAGTAAAATTATGGAGCTACGAAACCGAAGGTTTTGAAAAAACCGGCTTGCAGTTTTGCGGACTCATGATGGGCGATCACAGTAAATGCGGCATCAACACCATGTTTAACACCGGAACTGTCGTAGGAGTTTCTACCAACATTTTCGGTAGCGGCTTTCCAAGAAATTTTGTACCAAGTTTCAGTTGGGGTGGAGCAGCCGGATTTTCAACTTACATCACCAAAAAAGCCTTTGAAACAGCTCGAATCGTAATGTCCCGCCGTCATGTAGAATTTACAGAAGAAGATGCAAGAATTTTAGAACATGTGTTTGAGGAGACGAAGAAGTGGAGGAAGGAATAAATTAAACTTAACCGCAAAGGTCGCTAAGGTTTACGCTAAGAATGCTAAAAAAGTTTGATAAATCTTTTGCGACCTTTGCGTAAACCTTAGCGACCTTTGTGGTTAAATCATCCATTTTACCTTATAAAAAAATCCTTCAATCCATTTCCAATTATGATTGAAAATATAAAGTACACTAAAAAGCAAAATCAAAAAAATAATGGTTTTAATAATTAATTTTGTTCGTTCAGCTTTTCGTTCCGCCTGCATTTTTTTACGAATGGATTCCAATAATTCAGGTGTCGCTTGAACGTGATCCACAAATTCAGATGTTTCATTGGACGTGTTTTCCAAACGTTTTAATTTGTCAATTCGATTGCGTTTGTTGTTTCTCGAACTGATTAAAGCGTGCAACATTGAACCTTCTCCGGGCATAACCTTTATTTTATGTTTTAGTTTTCTCGCAAAGACGCAAAGACGCCAAGTTTTTTTCTCTGCGACTTAGCGTCTTTGCGAGAAATTACTTTTGCGAGCTTAGGTTTAAAGCTTTCTAACTCTTTTTAAAGATAACAAATTCAACGGATTAATCCCCAAACCTTCCACATTTTTTCGTGTAAACCTCGCTACTTTATCATA
Coding sequences within it:
- a CDS encoding GlmU family protein; amino-acid sequence: MNYILFDGPVRNALLPFTFTRPVADIRIGILTIREKWEKYLGYTTTTITEEYLSEKYPMVEMEENILINASFLPNEVLVEMIKSLEKNQAIFKGEEVVAFYTNDTQEEVDFDTYEIIDYNEDGLRIEHTWDIFAKNDAAIREDFELLTEGRTSQPIPKSVNVINPENIFIEKGAKLEFVTLNASTGPIYIGFNSEIMEGSVIRGPFALCEEAQVKLATKVYGATTVGPHCRIGGEVNNSVLFGYSNKGHDGFLGNAVLGEWCNIGADSNNSNLKNNYEEVKLWSYETEGFEKTGLQFCGLMMGDHSKCGINTMFNTGTVVGVSTNIFGSGFPRNFVPSFSWGGAAGFSTYITKKAFETARIVMSRRHVEFTEEDARILEHVFEETKKWRKE